The nucleotide sequence GGACTGCTCCATGCCAAGCTCCCTGCCCAGTTGTCCTTGTGCAGTCTGCTCCTGGCAGGtgtgttctctttttttgttgttgttgttgttgttccagAATAGCTAAAAGACTTTCCTCTATCAGGTTTCCACCATGTGGATCAGCTCCTTGTCCTCGGCTGTTTATGCCACATCCAGGACTTGACACCATTTCAGGCTCATGCATCTCCTGCCCCTTTCCCCAGTCTCCATGGGCACAAGAATGAGATGAGGCTGGACAGTTACTGAGATTTGCAGAGCAAATTCTGCTGgtctctgctggcagccagggaagTGAAACTCCAAACTGACTGAGCTTCCCAAAGAGCAGGTAGACTCCAGCCAGGGGCGGATGGCTTTGTGCTCCTGACAAGCCCTCCTAATGCcaaataaagattttcttttggCTATTTGAAGACTCTCATTTCATGTAATAGTGCTGGAAATTGTATCAAAGGACCTGATCTGGGCACTGCTCTTCTTTGGGGAGGTGAGACCCCTTCGATGTCTGAGTTAAGAAGAAGGAAGGTTCAGCATAATACGACTGCTGCAGTGTGATCCAGGCCTGATGCAGGATACTGCCTTATTTGATGTTATATCAGAGGCATTCAGTGCAATGTGCTACAAACTCAGTATATCAGAACCTGCTGTTTAGCCTGTGGCTTGAAACCCATTTTGTTTCGGTATCCTGcagtgcaagaaaaaaaaaaatcaacatttgtTTGGCCAGCACAGGCTACAGAGAAGGCACAGTCCCACATGCATGTGACAGGCTGGTGCAGAGGTGTTGGAGTGGTTTCTGCTGGAGATGGGCattgctgcagggagagcagagtgACAGTGACTGCACAGTCTGGAGTGTGGAGGGGGCTGTGGCAGGAAATGCCAGTACAAGCAagtgggctgcaggcagctctgggcagaCCGAGGGCAGGGATGTCCTCAAAGGCAGCAGAACCTGGGATACAtcttttccacctttttctGACTCTGATGAGGCAGCTCAGTGTACTCTGCTGTCTGGTGCCTTGTGTCTTGggcattttgcattttcttcctgctaGGAATGCAAGAGCCAGATGGTTTTCTGTTCTTCCACCCTCAGCTCAATTGTGAACTGAAATGTGTGGGACTCcatcctcttccctctcctggtGCTGAGGGCCGTGGTCCTTGTCCCCACCCATGTCACATCTGCAGTGCTCCTTCCTGAGAGTCTGGGTCCTGCTAGAAAGCAGTGACGTGGTTAACAAGGCTCCCCTCCTGCTTTTACAAGTTCCCTGTGAGCTCCCTGGGGGAATCTGCTGTCTCCACAGGTGTACCTTCCATCTGTCAGCCAGTTTGTTGAAAGGATTTTGACAGGCAACTTTCCTCCGTAATCCTTAATAgctttgaatttaaaatgtttatagCAAAGCTAATCCCACGAAACTCCCTGTAGTTTTAATAAATCTGTCCTCCAGCAAGACTCTTCTGGTGAGAAGAGGTGAATCTACTTCTTCCTGCAGTGATAAGTATCTGCAGACGTGGCTGTGGGGCACCTGCGTGTTCCTCACTTCAAAACTGGTGTCTCTTCTCAGGGGGCATCTtgctaaaagcaaaatttcatgTGGTGATCAATCTCCACAGCCCCTGTCAGGACAGAAAACTCTTGGAATCAGTGAATCTCTTGTATGGCTGTTGGTGCTGGACGCTCCCATTTATAGCTGGAAGAGAATAACTCAGGCTGGGATTTTTGGATGTTTCTAGTTTTAAACCCCTCACTCAAAACAGGGTAGCTTAAGTGGGACAAGCCCTCAGGAAACCTGATGGATTCCTTGGTGTCTCTGAGGACAGACAACCCATAAGATCTGGGGACACCTTGGTTGTGCTCCCAGAGACATCTTCAACTCCCAGAATCATtagtgtgtgtttgtgcaggtGTCACTGAGAGGGAAGAATGAAGGGAGACATTCTGTAAAAGTGCAGAGTGGAGACCTCAGCGCCCCAggcaggctggaggcagcaTCTGAGTGTCTCACCGCGGGTATTTGGGCACATTGTGGTTAggccctgcctggccctgctgcagaaaacaggatATCACAGGGATCCAGGGCCCTGTGGTTAAACAGTCACCGCTGTCCTGGCTAGGAGAGTGGTGTGAGGGTtggcctggcactgggagctgccctgACAGTGCTGCCCTGCTTACCTTGGGCGGGAGCACTGGGATCTGCCCTGgcatcctgctctgtgctctttGTCCTGTGCCGCTGGCAGCTGCTGATAGTCCCAGGAGATCCTGCCCTCGTTAATGTGACACCCATTTCCCTGCTCCCGTGGCTGTCTCTTACCCTGGAGCAGAAGCAGTTGTGCTGGTTTGCACAGGAAGACCCTCTTCCCTTTGGAAAAGGGCTGTCTGCTGTTCCTCTGCCAGGCTCTAGAGCATCCTGTGGAGCAGCACATCCACACAGCAGCGAGGATGGGCGTGGAGGGTCTGTTTGCTGCCTCTGCCTTGAAGGAAGGGGCTAGAGGGGGTCTGATCAGAGATTTTGCTTGCTATGGGGGAAACAGACTTAGCTATAGCCTGGTTTTGGGAGGAGACATCAGCCAGAGCAtggctgaagagctgcaggaggagtggATGTGCTGGAATGTGCAGGTCAATATGGTGTGAGCAACTGTGAGTCATTCCGGGCCATTCAAATGAGGTCCTGGGCTGGGCCTTTGGCCTCCTGATCCCTACCATAAATACGGTTATCTGGGCCCAGGGCAAACCTTGTCCTTACAGATCCTTGTGAAAGTGACTCAGTGTTTGCAGAAGCCTTTCATATCCAAACCATTACCTAATCCTTTACAACCCTGAGGTGGCTCACAGGTTCCTGCTCCGCTGGCCCGATTCCCGGGTGACTGTGCCCAGGGTGTGGATGTGGGGTGGGGGCGTGTCCTGGGGAAAAGGGGACTGTGGCCGTGCCAGGCTTGAAGTGCCACTTGGCAGCTGTGACCGCCCCAGGGGAGCGGCCGTGTGCAGCTGCCTCGTGCTGTCCTGACTGCTCCAAGGGCTTCTCCTGCCCCTGGAGGAGGGAAACTGCTGCAGGCTTGGCCGGGGTGCTGCCAGGGTGGCTTCAGCCAGCAGTGATATTGTGGGAGCTGGAATGGGATTATTTTGATACCAAGTGATGTTTCCCAAATTAGGGAAGCTCTGTGCTTGTCATCTCTGTAATCCCTGTGTGTTTTTTGTAGTGCATGAGGCCGGTGACACTGTTAACCTCGGTGAGGAAAATCCAGTGGGGGGGATTTCCCCCTCCCCATGTGAGCTTTTAAGTCCTTATCTGTGCAGGTGCCTGAAGCAGTTGTAATTGTACCATCTCAGAGATTCTTTGGGTGTCTCTGATGTCTGCCCCGTGCTTGTGGGAAGCAGAAATTATGAGCACCCTGTAGCTGTGATGGTGTTAATCTATGCAGGTACCCTGGACCACCTCCTCCCTCTTGCTTTGACTGTCTCTCTCCCCTGTGTCACCAAGCCCAACTCTCATCCTACAGGTGAAAGGCATCTCTTTCCTTTAGATTTTTTTCGTTCTGGAAGAGCTGATCTCtcaaagaaaacccaaccccTGCTCCTTTTGTTGTGGGTCTGGACCACAGCTGGCTTCTGCTGGGAtgagagcagagacagagctggaTGACAGAGCAGGACTTTGGGAGCCGactgcttcctcctgcctctctctAGAGACGTACAGGAACACTCAAAGGTGTGCTGAGAATATCAAACAGCTGGAGCTTAACCCAAACgtctcttttctctccccctctGTCCCCGCAGGTGACGGAGCTCAACGAGCCCCTGTCTAATGAAGAGAGGAACCTGTTGTCCGTGGCCTACAAGAACGTGGTGGGGGCGCGGCGCTCGTCCTGGCGAGTCATCAGCAGCATCGAGCAGAAGACCTCTGCCGACGGCAACGAGAAGAAGATCGAGATGGTGCGCGCCTACCGCGAGAAGATCGAGAAGGAGTTGGAAGCGGTGTGCCAGGATGTGCTGAGCCTGCTGGACAACTACCTGATCAAGAACTGCAGCGAGACGCAGTACGAGAGCAAAGTCTTCTACCTGAAGATGAAAGGGGACTATTACCGCTACCTGGCCGAGGTGGCCACCGGGGAGAAGAGGGCGACCGTGGTGGAGTCTTCGGAGAAGGCCTATAGCGAAGCCCATGAGATCAGCAAGGAGCACATGCAGCCCACCCACCCCATCCGGCTCGGGCTGGCCCTTAACTACTCGGTTTTCTACTACGAGATCCAGAACGCGCCGGAGCAGGCCTGCCACCTGGCCAAGACGGCCTTCGACGACGCCATTGCCGAGCTGGACACCCTCAACGAGGACTCCTACAAGGACTCAACGCTCATCATGCAGCTCCTCCGCGACAACCTAACGCTCTGGACGAGCGATCAGCAAGACGACGACGGCGGAGAAGGCAACAACTAGACCCCCCCGATGGACTGGCAGCCGCACGCTGATGCTAACTACtgcagtctttatttttttcccacgAGTGGGGGGGGGTCCggggtgggggagggaaagggaggggacACCTTCCCAGGGAGGCCCCCCACAACCTGTCTTTGATTGCCTCGTTGACATTTTTGCCAAAACACCACTAGTGGAAGtcaggctggctgtgctggtaTGGAATAGCAGCCTCACTGGCATATGGACTGTTCTGTAGATTATTAATACAAGTGGAGCTGTCTTTAATTTAACTTTAttgctagaaataaaaaaaaaaaaagggttttaagACGAATTTGCGTGGATGGAATGGCCCTCGTTTTTAAGGAAAGCAACgcaaaaaataacatttaaaaaaagaaaaaaaaaaataaacaaaaacaaaaaagaagggAGTTCTGTGGTTCCAGTAAGGCTTCGAGCGTTTGTTTCCGCAGCCCAGGTGCCGTGTGCCCGCACCACGTCGCGGGgcctctctctgcagctctctgcctgctAGGGTGCAGCTGCAAATCCCAAATtgagaaggaattaaaaaataaaaccaacaaaactaaAGAATTTGGGGCTCTCAAAGCCCTGGGATTTAGGCcatccaatcttttttttttccttcttttttttttcctgttggtttttttttttccttggttgaGATGTTTATTAGGGTAGCTTACAGTATTAACAGTAAATTGCAGTTTACAGTATTTCTACATTACAGCCATATGACATCAAGCCTTTGattgtctgtttttctttcttttgctagTTCTTTTGGCTTGCCTTCCTGAGCAGTCCTCGCCTGTGGACTGGCTTTAGCTATTCTGTGTCGCCCAAGGCAAGAAGACCGCCCGCCCGAGGAACATCAAAGCTGCTCTAGTTTTTTGGTCAACAGCTTAACAGGTGCTTGGCTAGCGGCTGTTTCAACTATTTTAAGTCCACAGCAAAAGGTTTAAGAACTTAATTAGACAAAGGGGGAAGTGTTTCAACTTTAAAAATGCcacttaaataaaaaacaataaaaaaaaattaaaaaaaaaagagcattcaGGTCTGTATGTCATGTACTGTGTTTGGTATTTCAAAAGACCATCCTGATTTAAGGTGCCACAGCTGCTTCCTCAGGGATTGCACTGCCATTTCACTCTGCCTGACTTTCTCCCACTGTACCATGAGGTTTGTCAGCAGATCTCCAGCACCCAGGGCTCCCTTGTTTGTCACCAGGGAAGCCGggtgtgttttcctttctcctgggGAAGCTTGTGGTGTAATGAGTGAACTTCAGGAGCTTAGACACTAATTTGGTAGAGAAATTCCTCAAGGGAAGAGCTACAATCATAGACATTTCTATCCACCATCGGGAGCCCAGGAACTTAGTTCTCTTCTTAGCAAAATCTTTTCCGAGTCTGTCCGATCCGGCCGGGGGTGGGAGTCGGGGCATCTGAGTTGCTTAGCAGGTAATACTTACCCCATTTTGAGTAAGTTTAGCtttaatttagatttatttttttttttcccatgattGTCGGAGGTTCACTGCTGTTCTCTGGCTCGCGGAGCGCTGCGCAGTGAGGAGAACCCGCGCTCGTGCTTTAATCCCTTATTGCCATGCTGCCGCTGATTTTGGAAccaggctgtccctgtcccttgcGAGAGCCAGCCCGACACGGGGCGTGGTGAGGCACACACGGCACCGCCGCTCCCGTCGTGGGGACGGACACAGCCCCGGCAGGGTTTGCTTTGGGCCGGGCTTCCTTCCCCCGCTCCGAGTCTCCCCGGGGAATTCGGGCTCCGCATCCCGCGGCGAGGGGTGCGCGGTGCCGCTGCGTGCCGGGACCGGGAGGTGCTTTAGGCTTCTGACCTCCCTCTCATTGAGCCCCGTGAGTAGTGTTGTCCCAGCTGTATAATTTGGAAGTGATTTACTGGAATTACAAAACTTATCTTCTcttatcttttttctctctctctcttggttttgttttttttggggtttttttttgtcctccaAATAATTACTACTCTTTTTGGCTTTTTGCTCTGGCTGCTTTAGGAAACTTACGCAGGAGAGATGGCACAAGAGGGCTAAAAACGGAGTGGGGGTCAGGGACTTGATTTTTAAGCAGCTTGAAtggtttctttcattttttaagagATGCACTTGCCTATGATACTGTCTCTCCAGTGAAATGATTACTGCTCCATTACTCTATTGATACAATATTGTGCATGCTAGTGTCGTATTTCTATACAGTAGCTTGAAATTTATTAACTTATACTGTAGATGTTATGTATTCCTATGACAAAATAgtcttcaaaatttttttaaagttttttaatttatttttctttccttttttttttttttttcgggggTAAAGTTTGCTCTACCAAATAGTGATCGTAACAAACTGATCTGTTATGGATGTTGCTATAGTGACATGCAATTAtatatgattttgtttttaaaaaggaaaaaaaaaaaaaagcaaaagaaaacaccagTGTTAGCTTAATCTTAATGTCTGGTGTTCGTCATGGTGAAATTATAACTATTACAGTGTAGGAGAACAATGACTGTGTTCTTTGAATGAGcctttgtttgtgctttttgtcATGTTATGCAGTGAACTATTTTTAAGGTCTAATCAGTGATTATTTTTCCAACTCCGTGTTTCTGTAAGGAATTATTTCACACACGGACCATTCTTAGCAGTTTTTCCTCAGTGATGGAATATCATGAATGTGAGTCATTATGTAGCCGTCGTACATTGAGCAAATAAACTTACAGATCTGACGTCAGCGCTGCTTAATTGTTATCGCCTGTCTCGACTTTCTGGGGGGCTccgtggggctgggggggctcGGGGTCTGCCCCTGGGGCCAcctcccttctgctgctgctgaggatcCGCGGCTGAACCTTCCCCGGGGCACAGGCGAGTGTCCTGCGGGGCGGTGGGAGCCGTGGGGAGGCTCCCGTGGCTTCAGGAGTGGCCGGGTGGGTGTTTCCCCACCTCCGTCCTTCCCCACCTCCCTCCCTTCGCCGATGGTTTTCCGCTCGCAGCCAACACGCGCCGTGACTCACGCTGTAAAAATACTCCCCGGGAAAACTATAAACGGCAAATGCGCCTTGACTCACGCGCCCTGCCGGGGCTCGGGGGCTGCAGGACCCACACCCCGGCCAGGGGCTGGCGACAGGGACGGGCTGGGGGTCCCCGCACACAGAGGGACACCCCGGAGCCCAGCCCACGCCGCAGCCTCCGCCCCCGGCTTTTGGGGAAGCGAAAGTCACCGTGGGCGCAGGAGAGGGGCTGCTCCTCGGGGGCTTCTGCCCCTGGAGTCACGTTTGGGCTGGAAATCctcacccacacacacacacacacacacacgggaACCCCCCCAGGCACAGGCGTGACCCCCGGCAGTGGGAATTGATCGCCGGGATCAGGAATTGATGGCCAGTATCTGCCTGAGACCTGCCAAACTCATCCCACCCgaggctgctgggagaggggctggggggcaggagctcagggggCACGTGGAGCCCCCCGAGCTCCGAGAGGAGCCTCGCAGCTGCAGGATTCCTCCCAGGTCACCGTCTGCAGCGGGATGACTCAGGGGGGATTAGTGGGATTTGACGGAACAGGGAACATCGCGGGACATCGTGGGCCTGACCTCGGCCATGTAGGGCCAgtcctgccctgagccccgggggcagggagggcacaggggacacggggccaGCCAGGCCGAAGGGCACCGGGACCACAGGCCAGCCCCTCCTCAGccccccagggagctgcagcccctgagctgaacccccagcccagcccctcagactatgggggggaggaagggaagcactgggctgcactgctggggtgggTTCTGGCCCCTGTTTGCCCTCTGACCCGACTTGGCTTTCAGGGATGCAGCATCCCAGGATGGTGACACTGGGGATGTGGAAACCCCAAATATTCTGACAGGGAAACTCTGAGTGTGGGAGAGCAGGGATAAGGAGACTCACTGTGCTGAGAGCTGGAATTGGAGACACTCGGGATGTAGGAGACCCAGATTGTGAAAAACTGGGATGCTGAGCCAGGGATGTTGGACACGTGGCATGTGAACACCAGAGATGTTGGAGATCTGGGATGTAAAGCCCCCAGAAGGCTGGAGGGGGATATGGAGAGCTGAGAGGTAGAACACCCCGGTGTGGGATATTCAGGATAGGGAGACTCAGGGTGTGAAGTCTGGGTCACCGACCCCAGCACGCTGAGCCCAGGTTGTGAAGACTTGGGATGAGAACACCAGGGATGTGGAGCCCTGGATTACAGCCCCCAAGTGCCGGGCAGGGCTCGGGGACCCTCCTGCCGTCCCCTCTGGCCCCGTCCCGGTGCTCTGGTCCcgctgcagctcccagcaggaatggcaCAGCCGTGGTGCCGGGGGCGGACACGCCACAAGGACAGGTTTCTTTCACCAGCTTTTATTCCGGCTGATTCTTCACATTTATTCTAGGCACTCAGTGGCAGGGCGAGTACAAAATCAACAGTAAAAAGGGGGTGGGGGTGTGAGGGGGCAGCTGGGGGCGGGGAGGCAGTGGCggcttctcctcttcctcctcctcggTTCCGCCTACTTCTTGGCCGGCTCCTTGGCTTGGCTCTCCACGGTGACGGGGATGGTGATTTCGGCAGACTGGATGGCGGGTTTGGGCAGGGGAGCCTCCACCGTCAGCATTCCATCGGGAGACAGCGAGGACCGCACGGCCGTGGCTTCGACGCCAGGGGgaaggctgggaggggaggaaaaggctgcagCACCAACTCAGGGGATGCAATGCTCAGCCCCAAAttgctccctctcccctcccagtTGGGCTGAGCAGCATTCCCGGTTTGGCCAGTAGGATTTGGAGGGCGTGGGTGAGTGGGAAAACGTCCCCAAAGACATCAgggggctgtgccaggtgtctcccctcctccctggtACTTACGTGTATTTTCGGGTGAAGCACCTGGAGATGAAGCCGTGTTCATCCTGCTTCTCCTCGTGTTTGcctggaaaaaaccaaaaccacgCCATGGTTGGAAGGGACTGGCTGGGTGGGAACCTTCCTGCCCCACCCCAACACTTGTGAGGGGCTGATCCTGCCCACCCTGGGGATTTTGTCATAATATCAGCCTGGACAAACTTGGGGGCACCAGGGTCTGCAGGGCCACTCAGGGTGCAGCCCCCAAATTCAAGCTGAGGGaagggcagtgccaggagctgggggtggcCCAAGGGGCCCAACAGTGGCCCCACAGCTTGGCAGGGCTGAAGACTGAGcactcccctctccctggggctgcaccCCGAATTCATCTGCCTGGGGAATTGCCCCCATTCCTTGCAGACCCCCCCTCAGGCAGCAGGGAGAACATCCTGGCCTCGTGCCACGGATCTGGCCTTTGTCACGGCATCCAGGGCGCTGTGGGggagcacaggggctgtggggctcgGGACACCCCTCGTCACCCCCGGGTCCCTCCCCGTGTCCTTCCAGAAGAGCAGCACGGGGTCagtgtgtggggctgggagagtCTGAGCCCCTGAGTGCGCCCTGAGACCGAGCTGGGCCTTCCTCTGTGCCTcgattttctctttcccttttcccccttctctcctctcctccatctccttctgcctttccttccctcaCTTCCCATCCCTTATTCCACCCTTTTCCCCCCTAAGCAAAGCTCCAGGCGTGGCTGCAGCCGCCCCATCCCGGCAACACCCCGCAGAGCCCCAACCCAGCACCCACCGGTTATCTCCACGATATTATCCTTGGTCTTCACCACCAGCTCCTCAGGTGCGAAGTGGTTGACGTCCAAGGTGACCTTCCAGCTGTCGGCGGTCTGGCGGATCTCGGAGATGCCGCTGCTCAGCTGCCGGCTCAGCGCCTGGCCGAAGGGCGAGCCCGGCGCCGGCAGCAGGGCGCTCTCCCGGGGCAGCAGGCGGAAATATCCCGGCCAGGCGCTGCCGCTGGGCCACTTGTACCAATCCTCGGGGATGTGCGGCATCCCAAAGGACTGGTCGAAGAGGCGGCTGCCATGGTACCAGTCGCGGAAGGGATCCCAGCTGGGGCTGCGCAGGAAGGTGAAGGGGACGCGGCGCTCGGCCATGGTGCGTGAGGCTTGCCGGGGGGAGCGGCTGCCGGGGCCTTATGAAGAGGGCCCGGGGTTATTTTTAGCCGGGCCGCTCAGCTGGCTATTAATGGAAATCGCGGCAGCCCCGGGGAAGGGACGAGAAAGTTGTCCGGAGGTTGGGGCGGCCGCACGCAGCCGCGGTGGGTGGGAGCGCAGGAGCTGGCCGGCAGCCTCCAGCCTTCCCTGCCAAGGAAATGTCCATCCTCCTTTCATCGTGAGAGCCTTGGCCTGGTTGGGAGTGATGGATGGCCCTTGGAGTGGCTCCCGGCCTCTCC is from Sylvia atricapilla isolate bSylAtr1 chromosome 20, bSylAtr1.pri, whole genome shotgun sequence and encodes:
- the YWHAG gene encoding 14-3-3 protein gamma, with product MVDREQLVQKARLAEQAERYDDMAAAMKNVTELNEPLSNEERNLLSVAYKNVVGARRSSWRVISSIEQKTSADGNEKKIEMVRAYREKIEKELEAVCQDVLSLLDNYLIKNCSETQYESKVFYLKMKGDYYRYLAEVATGEKRATVVESSEKAYSEAHEISKEHMQPTHPIRLGLALNYSVFYYEIQNAPEQACHLAKTAFDDAIAELDTLNEDSYKDSTLIMQLLRDNLTLWTSDQQDDDGGEGNN
- the HSPB1 gene encoding heat shock protein beta-1: MAERRVPFTFLRSPSWDPFRDWYHGSRLFDQSFGMPHIPEDWYKWPSGSAWPGYFRLLPRESALLPAPGSPFGQALSRQLSSGISEIRQTADSWKVTLDVNHFAPEELVVKTKDNIVEITGKHEEKQDEHGFISRCFTRKYTLPPGVEATAVRSSLSPDGMLTVEAPLPKPAIQSAEITIPVTVESQAKEPAKK